The sequence below is a genomic window from Ignavibacteriales bacterium.
CTGGGCTTTTACAGACCCGTCAACAAACTGTACCATTGAATGTATTATCGATTGAGGATGTATCACAACATCAATTTTTTCCGGCTTTAAACCGAACAACCATCGTGCCTCAATTACTTCCAGTCCTTTATTCATCATAGAAGCTGAATCAATGGTTATCTTATTCCCCATTTTCCAGTTAGGGTGATCGAGTGCTTCTTTTACCGTCACTTTTTCCAGTTCTGATTTTGTTTTATTCAGAAATGGTCCGCCGGATGCTGTAAGAATTATTTTTTCGACTTCATTTATATTCTCGCCTATAAGGCTCTGGTAAATCGCGCTGTGTTCAGAATCAACCGGGATTATTTCCGCATTATTATCTGCACATAATCGGGTTACTAATTCACCGGCAACAACAAGAGTTTCCTTATTTGCCAGGCAGATTCTTTTTCCGCGTTTGATGGCTTCAAGCGTTGGAATTAATCCGGCAAATCCAACCATTGCACCAATCAGTATATCGTAGTCAAAACTTTTTGCTACATCAATCAGACCCTGTTCGCCGCCAAGAACCTCACATTTGCCGCCAACTTTTTTTCTGAGTTCTGAAGCAAGATGTTCATCTTTAACAACAACTGCCGTTGGATGAAATTCTTCAATCTGAGGTTCAAGAAGATCTATCCTGGTGTTTACAGTCAGTGCGGAGATTTTGAATAGCGGGGGATAATTTCTGATCACGTTAAGTGCGTTTATCCCAATCGAACCTGTCGATCCTAATATTAATATTTTCTTCATTTAAGCAATTTTCAGTGGGCAAAAGTATGAATTAAAGCTGTCTTAATCAATGTATAATTAGCTGTTCTGCCTGCACTCTAAAATGATCCGCTTGTTTTCAGACACTTTTTTGATGTTCAGCTCACTTATTATCTGTAACTATTTTATTATTTTCATCAACCACTATTCACTTTCAAAGGAAGTCACATGAAAAAACTCAATCTCTTATTCCTTGTGCTGATTATTTCTTCACTCTTTAATATTGGATTTGCTTTGCCAAGATTTGCTTTAATGACGGGATCACAATGTATTGATTGCCATGTTAATCCCACAGGCGGAAACCTGCGAACGAACGGCGGCTGGGCTTACAGTAAAAACCAGATTGCCATGGTTTCACCTCGTGATGTCGATTTTAAAATGACAAACAGGCTTGGCGATAATATTCTTTTCGGTTTTGATTTCAGAACTCAATACCTTGTAAAGATGACAGACTCGACTAAACAAACCGACTTCCAGCGAATGACCGGATCAATTTATACAGGGGTTGAGTTATCTGAGGATATAAGCTTATCGGCAAGGTACGATTTTATCTGGAGTATATGGGAAGCGTATGCAACCGCATTCATACTCCCTGAAGACGGCTACATAAAAGTGGGATCTTTCACACCAAACTTTGGGATCAGAACTGATGATCATACATCTTACACAAGAGGCGGTGATCTCGGAGTACTATTTCAAACCGGCAGACCGCAGGGCTTAATCTATGAACCACGTTATGTGGAAACAGGAGTAGAGGTCGGGTTTAATTTTTCAAGGATGGTTTTGCTGACAGCAAGTGTTGGAAATAATCTTGCTCGATTCAACCAGCAGTTTGTTACTGATCCTGCATACACAGCATCGCTTCAAATTATGCCGCCCATCAGCGATAACCTCGGACTTTTTGTCGGAGGTTCATTTGTCAATTTCAAAAAGAATAATGCAACCTTTTCCGGGTTTGATGATGTTATGATGTACGGAGGTTTTGCAGGCATCGGTTCCGATTGTTTTTCCTTGATGGGTGAATTTTATCTCGCGAATAATTTTTACAGACCAGATTCGACTTCAAGTGCAATGATGGTTGAAGGTTCTTACAGAATAACAAAAGGTCTGGATGCGGTTGTAAGGTATGACCGTTTTGATTTAAATACTGATTCAGAAAAGAATGATGTGTCCAGATTAACCGTCGGGTTTGAGTTTATTCCATACAGCTTTATTGAGATACGTCCGCAATACCGCCTTCAGATGGAAGACCCGAAGATCGACAATGATTCATTTGTACTTCAGTTTCATCTATATTATTGATACTTCCGGATTGATTTCTTAAGGCTCGCCTGTGATTTTCCGGCGGAGCTTTAGCTTATTTTTGATTTCGCGCAATAATTGGCGTTTGACAATCAAATATATTTTTTGGTATTTTCCAAGTGAGAGTCAGGTACATCATAATAAATAATTTATTTAACATACAAACAGGAGTCAGTATGATAAAAAAACTTGAATACGGTTGTTCATCACCGGGCATTATTGCCTTATTTGTAGTAGCAGCTCTCATCATTTATTTTGTTTAGAGAGATGTTTCTTCTGTTCTAAATCTTTTCTCATAGTATTTATAGAGGGAACCCTGTTTAAGGGTTCCCTCACTTACACCTTCACTGAACTTTACTTTCAAAAAATTTCCTGTACAGAATTAGAACTAATTTCTTTAAGTTTGCCGGAAATCTTTATCTGACTTTGTACATATTCTTGTCGAAAGGAATTTTATGGATAGCAGCACTGAAGTAAAAAAATCGGGCTTCAAATCATTTTCAAAAAATTACTGGATCGTCATAATGATGGAGTTCTTTGAAAGGGGCTCTTATTATGGAATGATGAGTATACTTTCGGTGTATATGACAGATCAGCTTGAATATACTAAAGAAAGTGTAGGTGTTATTAAAAGTACCATCCAACCTTTGCTTTACATACTACCTATCCTTTCGGGTGCAATCGGTGACCGGTTCGGATATAAAAGAACTTTAACATTCGCCTTCATATTTCTTGGACTCGGTTATTTCCTTACGAGCCAGACGACAGAGTATGCTATGGTATTTGCAAGTCTGGTGATAATGGGAATCGGTGCCGGCGCATTTAAACCAATGATTTCAGGAACGATTGCCAGAGAGACTAACGAAACTAACAGTACACTTGGTTTCGGAATATTTTATTGGTCGATCAACCTCGGTGCATTCTTATTCCCTTTGATCCTTGTGCCTTACATAAAAAGCACATTTGGTTGGCAATATGTTATGATGGCTTCAGCAATAGCAACAGCATCAATGCTTATCCCAACTTTCCTTGTTTATAAAGAACCTAAAAAACCTGCCAGTACCAAAACTTTTGCCGAAGTGTTAAAAGGTGCTGTCTTGGTTTTAACGGATGTTAAGTTCATTGGACTAATAGTTATCTATTCAGGATTCTGGATTTTATACTTCCAGATGTTTGATTCTGTTTTGTGGTATGTTCAAAAATATGTTGATGCAACTTCACTCAATATCTTTGTTAATGGAGTTCTGGGTGGTGTTGGAATCAATATAGACTGGAAATTTGATGTTGAACATGTTACAGTAATAAATGCGGGAACGATAATCCTGCTGCAGATACTTGTCTCCAACATAGTAAAAAATACAAAGGCGCTTCCAACTATGATTTCGGGTATAGCGATGGGGACTCTTGGTATGGCAATACTTGCAATCAATACAAACATATGGGTGTTTATGCTTGGCATAACGATCTTCTCGATCGGTGAAATGACCGCGCACCCGAAGTTCATTAGTTATGTTGGTTTAATTGCACCCGAAGATAAAAAAGCACTATACCTTGGATACTCGTTCCTGTACGGTGTGCTTGGCAGTTTTATCGGTGGCATTCTCGGTGCTAATCTTTACGTTCACTTTGTTGATAATTTAAATCAGCCTTCAACACTGTGGATTATATTCAGTTTGATTGGTGTAGTGACAATAATCGGATTACTGCTTTATAATAAATTTATCGCTTCAAAAACTGCTAAAGTATAATGATGAAAAATTATTTGTTCGTTTTGCTCGTAATTGCCTGCGGATCTCTGTTTGCACAGAGCGCTCCTCAACAAAAGCTAATGGCTGTTACAATTGATGACTTGCTGATCAATGGTCCTGACAAAGATGTTTCTGTGATTGAAAATATAACCATCAAATTATTAAGCAAACTTCGCTCAGAAAATATTGAAGCAGTCGGATTTGTCAACGAAGAAAAACTCTATACAAATAATGAAACCGAAAAGAGAACTGCACTATTAAAAATGTGGCTTGAATACGGGATGGATCTTGGTAATCACACATTTTCTCATGTTTCCATGCACGATGTATCTTTAAAAGAATATGAAGAAAATTTTCTGAAGGGTGAAGTTGTAACCAAAAAACTTTTGTCGGGCGAAGGTAAATCAATAAGATACTTTCGTCACCCCTATTTAAGAACAGGCGAATCAATTGAAACAAAGAAGCAGTTTGATAATTTTTTAGCGGATCGCGGCTATACAATTGCGCCTGTTACAATTGAAAATTCGGACTGGTATTTTGCTAACGTTTACAGACGTGCAATTGCTAATTCCGATTCAGCTACAATGAAGGTTGTCGCTGAAGCTTATCTTAATTTTACTAAGGATGTAATTGAGTACGGCGAGCTGCTTTCGGAAAAATTATTCGGACGACAGATCAAACATGTGTTCCTTATTCATGCCAATGAAATAAACGCAGATTATTTTGCTAAAATCATTACGATTATTAAAAGTTATCAATACGGATTTACAACGCTTGAGGATGCCTTAAGTGATAAAGCCTATGAACTGCCGGATAACTTTACCGGAAAATACGGACCGATTTGGACGCAAAGGTGGGCACTCGATAAAGGGTTAAATGAAATTATAAAACTTGAACCCCGGATTCCGGATAAAGTCCGGGAGTTGTACGATACTTATAAATAATTTTATTTCATTCTGGCGCTTTACAAAATTAAATAGTATTTATAGTTCAGATTGATTCAGAAATTATTCCAATTACACATGAAGTTCAGAATACAAAACCGGATTTATTTGTTCTTCATATTCTTATCATTTTTTCTGCTTTCATTAATTGCTTTCACTACTCCCGAAAAAATCACAACATCTGAAGAAGGCTGTACAATAGGGGTTGTTTCCGGAAGAGCAACACCCGATGGAAGACCATTGTTGTGGAAAGTCCGTGACAATTCCGATATGCCGAATAATAACCTTGTTTACAATTCATCCTGTGCATATAAATTTATCGCGGTTGTTAATAACGGCGATAGTGTCGTATGGATGGGTGTAAATGAGAAAGGTCTTGCAATTGTAAACTCAACCGCTTACGATCTACCGGGAACTAACTCAGGTTTTTCAAACGGTTCACTAATGTATTATGCCCTCGGTTATTTGTCCTCTGTTGAACAGTTTGAAAATCTGCTGGAGCGGACAAATCAAACAGGAAGAAAGACCCGCGCAAACTTTGCATTGATAGATGCATCCGGAGCCGCAGCTATTTTTGAAACTGCCGGTACACAATTCAAAAAATTTGACGCGAATGATTTAACTCAAAGTCCCGACGGATTTGTAATAAGAACTAACTTTGCATTTTCAGGTGGAGGAACAACCGGAACCGACAGGTACAAAAGAACCGTTGAGTTAATCAGTTCGTTAAAAAAGGATAATGCTCTTTCATATGAATCAATTATTAAAAATCACTTCAGAGATTTTTCAAATGAATTAAGTGTGCCCGTCGAGCTGCCTTATAAAAACCGTTGGTACAACAGCAAACCATTCGGATATATAAACTCCAACTTCAGTGTCTGCAGAAAAATTTCCCTTTCAGCTTCTGTGTTTCATGGGGTTAAGAGTAATGAGCCTCCTGCTCTGACAACAATGTGGACTTCACTTGGAAATCCATCATCAACAGTAGCACTGCCATATTGGGTGGTTGGCGAAACACCTGAATTGACAAGAGGTGAATTGATCTCCCCGATGTACAAAACATCCGAAGCGATTAAATCTTATTTGTATGATGATGCTGTCAACAAATCATATTTTGACAGCTACAAATTGGTAGATGAATCCGGCTACGGCATCACAGGTGAGATAAAAAGGTTTGAAGAATCCATTCTGCGCACCACAGACAACGAATTAAATAATATTCGTGAAAGACATCATTCAATCAACAGACTTTTAAGAATCGAAAACGAATTATGTGCTTCCGGATACAGATTCCTACAGGAAATTAAATCTACTTTGAACAATCTTATATCACTCGAAGTATTGAATGAAAAATCATGGGAAACTATAAGAGACATTTCTTTTGAAGATGACAACATTATCCAATTAGTTTCTGCGGGCAGGAATGGAATGATTGATGACCCCGTAATTAACGGAGGTGATGTAGCTGTGGGTATGCCGGGCAATGACGATTACCTTATCGGGGAAAATCACACACTCGGTGAAAATGATGATGATCACGGCAGGTTTTATCTGAGGAAAATGTTGTGGAAGAACATCCATGGTTTGCCTTCGGCGGGAGAAAAAATTTATCTCAGGATTTTTAACAGCAATGATTTGAATTCTGCTCTATACTATGGTAACTCCGGTTTATATGAAATTACTTCTTCATCAAAACAAAAATTCAACCCTGAAATATTGGAAGTGATAAAACTAAGACCGAAAGAAACAACACCGGAAATTGCGGGTTCAGAATATTTACAATTTTCATTAAGTGATAATTTTCCAAATCCATTTAATCCATCCACGGTTATAAATTACTCCCTGCCTGTTGATTCTGATGTAAGATTAGAAGTCTTTAACTTGATCGGTGAATCGGTAACAGTTTTGGAAAATACATTTAAAAACTCCGGATCATATTCTGTCAGCTTTAACGCTTCAGGTTATTCTTCCGGTATTTATTATTACAGGTTAACTGCCGGTACTTATACTGCCATAAAGAAAATGCTACTAATAAAATGAGGTTATACATGAAAGTTTCGTTATGCTTTCTGTTTTTCTTTCTGATCATACTACCGCAAAAGAATTTTGCCCAGGATAATTCAAACCCTGATGTTCCATATGAAATGAAAACTTATTATATGGCATTTCTTAAAAAAGGTCCGAACAGAAACCAGGACTCGACAGAAACACAACAAATTCAGAAAGCACATCTGCAGCACATAAATAAAATGGTTGAAGATAAGAAGGTTATTATAGCAGGTCCGTTTTTAGATGATGGTGATATACGGGGCATTTTAATTTTTAATGTTGAAACAATTGAAGAAGCAATCGCTCTTACCGAAGCGGACCCGGCAGTAAAAGCAGGCAGATTAATAATGGAGGTTCGTCCCTGGTGGGGAGCGAAAGGAAGCTGCCTTGAGTAATGGCATTTTAAAAAACCCCGGCAAGTTAATCGGGGTTTTAGAGATTGATTATTTAAGAACTGTCATTTTGTTGTTTTGAACAAAGTCATTAACCCGTAGTGAGTATATGTACACACCACTTGGAAGGTTTGCCGCATTGAAGTTCACGGAATAATAACCTTCGGATGTTATTTCATCAACAAGTGTTTCAACTTCAGCACCAAGCAAATCATAAATTTTCAATTGAACAAAACCAGTTTGGGGAATCTGGTAGTTAATTGTTGTCGTTGGATTGAATGGGTTGGGATAGTTCTGATAAAGCTCAAAATTATAAATAAAATATTGTTCATCATTTATGCCTACAGGGTAAGTAGTATCACCGTACACTTTGTTATTAATTAAACATCCAGTCGTAAGAGTTAATGGATTGCCCCAAGGAAAATCAATCATACTTAACATCCCAACTTCATCTGTCCAGAATTGATAAAACTCTGTTAGACCACCATTATTTATGTGCAGTTTTTTTATAGTAAAAGTTGTGTCAAAAACTGGAGCCTGGTATGCATCAACAACCGCTACAACAGAAGTGGAGACTTGTGATAAGGGGAAAGAAAAAGTATCTCCAACAACACAATTTTTTTTATAATAAGGAATATCGCCATCGTTGTATGGATAATTTTCGGAATATCTATAGTAAAGGCTGTCACTTTCACTATATCTTGAATATGAAAATACTTCTGAATCATTATATAAACGAATCTTATAGTAGTTTTTATTATTGATAATAACATTAGAGTCAACTATAGTTGTTCGTATTAAACTATCCCATTCAGTATTTTCCCAAATCCACACGTTTCCCTTATCAAGCGGAAGAAAATTCTGCGCATAAATATTATTGTTCGAGAAGAAAAAATTTATTAATACCAAAAAAATTACTATTACAAGTTTCATAGATACACCATATTTTTATTTTGACAATTAATTTTTATGGCTAGGTTAGCAAATTTTGTGTGGTCACCAGATTTGGGGAGGGTTCCAAAACCTAAACGATGAATTGAGTAAATGAGTGTATTAGAAAGATAAATTCGAGTGTTTATAGTGGCCAAAATCATAAAACTCAAAATGCGCTATTATTAAAAAGTTGGGGAAAATGGTGTTGGTTTTTGTGCTGCCCAACGCCCGAAATTTTCCCCCAATTATTTATTAGAATTAACTCTGGTTCAAACGTAGTTTTAAATTATGCGGGTGTCAAGTTATTAATTTAATTTGTCCTGGGTATAATAGTTAACTATAAATTGCAAATAAAAATCATGTTAAGTCGCAATCTTAAATCGTCAATCTAAATTCACTAGTACTCTCCCTGTTATTCCGCCTTTCAAAATAATATCAATCTTATCACTTAATTGATCAAGTGAACATTCTTCGTACATCATTTCTAATGTTGATGGTTTCCAATCTGCAGCGAGTTTTTCCCAGACTTTTAATCTTGTATCCATTAAAGTTTCTGCGGAATTAATTCCAAGCAGGTTAACGCCTCTAAGAATAAACGGAAAGACTGTTGTATTAAGTTCAAAAGATTTTGCATTACCGCATGATGCAACAGAGCAACCCATTTCAGTCTGTGCAAGAACGGTTGATAAAATATTTCCACCTACAGTCTCAACTACACCAGCCCACTGTCTTGTAAGCAGGGGTTTTTTCTTTTCATCATCAACTTCACTTCTATTAATTATTCTCGCTGCGCCTAATTTCTTTAAATACAATTCGGAATCTTTTTTTCCTGTTGCGGCAACAACGTTATAACTTGCATTTGAAAGTATTGCAACAGCCATTGAACCTACTCCGCCTGATGCCCCGGTTACCAGAACTTCACCGTTTTCTTTTTTTAAACCTGCGTGTTCAAGTTTCAGAAGAGAAAGTCCGGCAGTGAATCCTGCTGTTCCGTAAATCATACTTTCTTTGAGTGTCAATCCTGATGGTAGTTTAACGACCCAGGCTTCGGGCACGCGGATGTATTCACCAAACCCGCCCGAGGTATTCATTCCTAAATCATAACCGGTCACAAGGACTTCCTCACCCAATTTAAATTTGCCGGATGAAGATTCAGCAACGATCCCGGCAGCATCAATTCCCGGCGTGTGTGGATATTTTCTTGTAACTCCTTTGTTGCCAGAGGCAGATAATGCATCCTTATAATTGAGTGATGAAAATTTTACTTTAATCAGCACTTCGCCTCCGGGCAGATCATTAATCTTTTTATCACCGATTGTCCTGACAAATTTTCCGTTCTCTTCTGTGACAATCATTGCTTTGAATTTATCGGGGATCATTTTTTCTCCTGATTAACTTTTTTACCAAACTTTTCTGAAATACTTTTCGCCGCAATCCATGCTGTCGTCCACGCTGCCTGAAAATTGAATCCACCTGTAACTGCGTCTATGTTTAAAACTTCACCGGCGAAAAATAAATTTTTTACGAGTTTACTTTCCATCGATTTGAAATTAACCTCTTTCAGATCTACACCGCCGGCAGTTACAAATTCTTCTTTGAAAGTACTTTTACCATCTACAAACAATTTTGTGGATTTAAAAATTTCCGAAAGCGTGTTCATTTCTTTCCGGCTAATACTGCCCCATTGTTTATTAAGGTCTATTTCAGCCTTATCAATAATATTATCCAACAATCTTCTTGGAATGTTGAACAACGCTGTCTTTGAAATCATTTTATTTTTTTCTTTTTCCGAATGTTGTTTAAGAAGACTTATGATTTCATCCCGGCTTAAACCCGGAACCCAATCCACAACAATGAAATTCTTATAATTAACTTCGGATAATTCCCTCGCCGCGAACGCAGATAACTTTAGGACCGCCGGACCGCTTAATCCCCAATGAGTTATTAGCAAGGGACCGGAAATACTTTTAGAAAATCCGTTTAATTTTATCACAACATTTTCAACGCTGACTCCAGAAAGACCTTTTAACAAATTATCTTTTACATTAAATGTAAATAATGAGGGAACTGGTTCAATTATTCTATGACCTGTTTGGGCTAAACAACCCCACATCGATTTATTGCTGCCGGAAGTTAAAACTATTTTTTTTGCTGTGAATTTATCTCCCGCTTTTGCCTGAACAACAAAATCATCTTTCTCCTTAGAGAAACCGGTGACAGATGCGCGCTTCATTATTTCGATTTTATGTTTTGATGAAAGCGCTATGAAACAATTTATAATTGTCTGAGAATCATTGGTAACCGGAAAAATTCTGCCGTCACTTTCAGTCTTTAACTTCACGCCGCGTTTTTCAAACCAATGAACAGTGTCTCCCGTACTGAACGTATGGAAAGGTCCGATCAGTTCTTTTCCTCCCCTCGGATAATTCGAGATTAACTCCCGGATATCAAAGCAAGAGTTGGTGACATTGCATCTTCCTCCGCCTGAAATTTTTACTTTTGACAGAAGGTGAATATCTTTTTCAAGAATTAAAATTTTTAAATCTTCAGATCTTTCAGCAATATTGATCGCCGTAAAGAAACCAGCGGCACCTCCACCGATAATTATTACATCATAAATATGCTGGTTCATTTTTTTTCAGTTCATTTAAAAATTTTAATTACACATTCCTAACTTATCAAATGTTGGATTAAATTAGTGCCATTAAATTTCATAAGTAATAATGATAAACTTTTCAGAAAATATTGTGCTTGAAAACCGGAATGTCCTGCTCAGACCTACTGTTGAGAAGGATCTTGATTCACTTAAACTGATTTCAACTGATAATGATATCTGGAAATACACGACTAACATGCTTACAAATGAAGTTGAACTCAAACAATTTATAAATTCGGCGATTGATGAAAGAAATAACAGGAACAGGTACACATTCATTATCTTTGACAAGAAAATCGGTGAAGCTGCCGGCAGCACTGCTTATGGAAATATTTCAACAGGTGATAAGAGATTGGAAATCGGCTGGACTTGGCTCGGCATAAAGTTCCAGGGAACTGGTTTGAATAAGAATGTAAAGTTTCTGATGTTGCAATACGCTTTTGAAAAGCTTGGATGTGAAAGGGTAGAATTTAAAACCGATGTTCTGAATTTACAATCACGCAAGGCATTGTTGAATATAGGCGCTGTTGAAGAAGGGATTCTCCGCAGTCATACACAAATGCACAGCAGCAGAAGACGCGATACCATTTACTTCAGCATACTTAAAAACGAATGGGAAAAGTTAAAGAACACCACATTCGACAGTTTTAACAACAACTAAATAATTTTTTTGATTAGAAAGTTTATTATGACAAAAGATGAATCAATACGTTTATATCTTGAAGGTTATCACAAGCTGAAAGGATGTCTTGATGAACTTCCTTCTGAAATGTGGGACTTCAAACCGTCACCCGATAAATGGAGCGTGCGTGAAATAGTAATTCACATAATGGACAGCGAAATAAATGCTTATGTGCGATGCAGAAAAATAATTGCCGAAACCGGCTCAACAATCACCACTTATGACCAGGACAAATGGGCACAGGCTTTAAATTATAAGGATCACAATATTGACATCGCTGTTGAAGTTTTTAAATTTTTGCGAATGATTACACATGACTTGCTCATGATTTTACCGGACTCAACCTGGGAAAATTTTATAATTCATCCTGAAAGAGGAAAAATAAAACTTACGGATTGGTTAAAAGAATATATCGTTCATATAAATAAGCACTGCGGGCAAATGCAGAGAAATTTAGATGAATGGCAAAAACAAAATAAGTCTTAAAATATTATTGCGGAGAAATAATGGATCATAGTCATCGACCTTCATGGGATGAATACTTTTTAAAACTTGCAATGCTGGCTTCCGAAAGATCGACCTGTCCGCGAATGCACTGCGGCTGTGTGCTTGTAAAGGACAGGTTTGTACTCGCTACCGGGTATAACGGTTCAATCCCCGGTTTACCGCATTGTGAAGATGTTGGATGTTTGATTGTTGAAAATCACTGTGTACGTACAAACCATGCGGAAATAAATGCTCTTGTTCAGGCGGCAATTCACGGTATTAATATCAAAGGTTCAACAGCTTATATCACAAATATGTCCTGCACTACATGTGCCAAAGCATTAATTGCTGCAGGAATAATGCGCGTGGTTGTCTTTTCTGATTTTCATGACACACTTGCTACACAGTTTTATACTGATGCTAAAGTAGAAATTGTAAAACTCCCCATGCCTGACAGGCTTATCCAGTATAATCTGGAAAGTTATACTTCTGCAAAGAAGACTGAGAAATCAAAATAATAATTAATTGGAAGACCGGGATTCTCTGCTGCAAGTGTAATGTCTTATTTATAATTATTTACACCCGCAATGTGTTAAGACCGTTCAACACATTAACTATCTCCGGCATCAATCATAATAATAGTTTTCCTCAGCTTGAATTGCTGATATTGAAAATCGGAACTGAATAAGTATCTTTGAACAGTCTTATTGTACGAAAATTTTTTTCACACCCGATATTACATTTGTTAAGATATTTTTGATTTTGTTCAGATTAAACCTTTAAAAGTACTCTGACGTTTTTAATGACTGCTCCTATCTTAAATACAAAACTTTTTAAGCCGGCTGCCGGACCTCAGACGATTATACGCAAACGTCTCAATGACAGGCTTAATGCGGGGCTTAAATCTAAAGTGATACTTATCTCAGCTCCTGCCGGTTTTGGCAAAACAACATTAATCAGCACATGGATAGATCAGTTAAACTCAAACGTGGGATGGGTATCGCTGGATATTGCAGATAATGACCCGAACAGGTTTTTGACCTATTGCCTTGCTTCACTCCAGACCGCTGACAATGAGCTTGGTAAAACAACTATGTCACTGCTTCAGTCGCCGCAAAGTTCCTCGGTTGAATTAATTATTACCAACCTGATAAACGACATAACATCAACACTCAATGAAACCATTCTTGTTCTCGATGAT
It includes:
- a CDS encoding 1-deoxy-D-xylulose-5-phosphate reductoisomerase; this translates as MKKILILGSTGSIGINALNVIRNYPPLFKISALTVNTRIDLLEPQIEEFHPTAVVVKDEHLASELRKKVGGKCEVLGGEQGLIDVAKSFDYDILIGAMVGFAGLIPTLEAIKRGKRICLANKETLVVAGELVTRLCADNNAEIIPVDSEHSAIYQSLIGENINEVEKIILTASGGPFLNKTKSELEKVTVKEALDHPNWKMGNKITIDSASMMNKGLEVIEARWLFGLKPEKIDVVIHPQSIIHSMVQFVDGSVKAQLGLPDMKLPIQYALSFPERLKNDFVRTDFPAIGNLTFFEPDLNKYECLQLAYDVLNEGGTAPCILNAANEVAVSKFLEGKIGFTKIPEIINRSLDKVVNHNDPDLEMIIECDKLAREFVSSIC
- a CDS encoding MFS transporter; translated protein: MDSSTEVKKSGFKSFSKNYWIVIMMEFFERGSYYGMMSILSVYMTDQLEYTKESVGVIKSTIQPLLYILPILSGAIGDRFGYKRTLTFAFIFLGLGYFLTSQTTEYAMVFASLVIMGIGAGAFKPMISGTIARETNETNSTLGFGIFYWSINLGAFLFPLILVPYIKSTFGWQYVMMASAIATASMLIPTFLVYKEPKKPASTKTFAEVLKGAVLVLTDVKFIGLIVIYSGFWILYFQMFDSVLWYVQKYVDATSLNIFVNGVLGGVGINIDWKFDVEHVTVINAGTIILLQILVSNIVKNTKALPTMISGIAMGTLGMAILAINTNIWVFMLGITIFSIGEMTAHPKFISYVGLIAPEDKKALYLGYSFLYGVLGSFIGGILGANLYVHFVDNLNQPSTLWIIFSLIGVVTIIGLLLYNKFIASKTAKV
- a CDS encoding polysaccharide deacetylase family protein; the encoded protein is MMKNYLFVLLVIACGSLFAQSAPQQKLMAVTIDDLLINGPDKDVSVIENITIKLLSKLRSENIEAVGFVNEEKLYTNNETEKRTALLKMWLEYGMDLGNHTFSHVSMHDVSLKEYEENFLKGEVVTKKLLSGEGKSIRYFRHPYLRTGESIETKKQFDNFLADRGYTIAPVTIENSDWYFANVYRRAIANSDSATMKVVAEAYLNFTKDVIEYGELLSEKLFGRQIKHVFLIHANEINADYFAKIITIIKSYQYGFTTLEDALSDKAYELPDNFTGKYGPIWTQRWALDKGLNEIIKLEPRIPDKVRELYDTYK
- a CDS encoding T9SS type A sorting domain-containing protein; the encoded protein is MFFIFLSFFLLSLIAFTTPEKITTSEEGCTIGVVSGRATPDGRPLLWKVRDNSDMPNNNLVYNSSCAYKFIAVVNNGDSVVWMGVNEKGLAIVNSTAYDLPGTNSGFSNGSLMYYALGYLSSVEQFENLLERTNQTGRKTRANFALIDASGAAAIFETAGTQFKKFDANDLTQSPDGFVIRTNFAFSGGGTTGTDRYKRTVELISSLKKDNALSYESIIKNHFRDFSNELSVPVELPYKNRWYNSKPFGYINSNFSVCRKISLSASVFHGVKSNEPPALTTMWTSLGNPSSTVALPYWVVGETPELTRGELISPMYKTSEAIKSYLYDDAVNKSYFDSYKLVDESGYGITGEIKRFEESILRTTDNELNNIRERHHSINRLLRIENELCASGYRFLQEIKSTLNNLISLEVLNEKSWETIRDISFEDDNIIQLVSAGRNGMIDDPVINGGDVAVGMPGNDDYLIGENHTLGENDDDHGRFYLRKMLWKNIHGLPSAGEKIYLRIFNSNDLNSALYYGNSGLYEITSSSKQKFNPEILEVIKLRPKETTPEIAGSEYLQFSLSDNFPNPFNPSTVINYSLPVDSDVRLEVFNLIGESVTVLENTFKNSGSYSVSFNASGYSSGIYYYRLTAGTYTAIKKMLLIK
- a CDS encoding T9SS type A sorting domain-containing protein, with translation MKLVIVIFLVLINFFFSNNNIYAQNFLPLDKGNVWIWENTEWDSLIRTTIVDSNVIINNKNYYKIRLYNDSEVFSYSRYSESDSLYYRYSENYPYNDGDIPYYKKNCVVGDTFSFPLSQVSTSVVAVVDAYQAPVFDTTFTIKKLHINNGGLTEFYQFWTDEVGMLSMIDFPWGNPLTLTTGCLINNKVYGDTTYPVGINDEQYFIYNFELYQNYPNPFNPTTTINYQIPQTGFVQLKIYDLLGAEVETLVDEITSEGYYSVNFNAANLPSGVYIYSLRVNDFVQNNKMTVLK
- a CDS encoding YhdH/YhfP family quinone oxidoreductase, with the protein product MIPDKFKAMIVTEENGKFVRTIGDKKINDLPGGEVLIKVKFSSLNYKDALSASGNKGVTRKYPHTPGIDAAGIVAESSSGKFKLGEEVLVTGYDLGMNTSGGFGEYIRVPEAWVVKLPSGLTLKESMIYGTAGFTAGLSLLKLEHAGLKKENGEVLVTGASGGVGSMAVAILSNASYNVVAATGKKDSELYLKKLGAARIINRSEVDDEKKKPLLTRQWAGVVETVGGNILSTVLAQTEMGCSVASCGNAKSFELNTTVFPFILRGVNLLGINSAETLMDTRLKVWEKLAADWKPSTLEMMYEECSLDQLSDKIDIILKGGITGRVLVNLD